From the Mangifera indica cultivar Alphonso chromosome 10, CATAS_Mindica_2.1, whole genome shotgun sequence genome, one window contains:
- the LOC123227520 gene encoding disease resistance protein RGA2-like isoform X1, whose protein sequence is MVKAFQESKLEYLSEDIGRLRALRRLYIYKCPGLISLPRGVRSLSSLEELRLKDCVRLNLDLSIGSDEQHNHEELNSTGPPLRLLEIGNLPQLVKLPQWLLRCSTNTLQTLRIGNCSNLKALPESMQKLQALRVWNCPELSSLPKDINHLIALRELIIEDCRQLTERCKPEAGEDWPKIAHIPNIKLDGEIIKSTEN, encoded by the exons ATGGTCAAAGCATTTCAAGAAAG CAAATTAGAATATTTGTCTGAAGATATTGGTCGCCTGAGAGCCCTTCGAAGACTATACATTTACAAATGTCCAGGTCTTATCTCATTACCACGTGGTGTAAGAAGCCTAAGCTCATTAGAAGAACTTCGTTTGAAAGATTGTGTAAGGCTTAATCTTGATTTGAGCATAGGATCAGATGAGCAACACAATCATGAAGAACTTAATAGTACAGGGCCTCCCCTTCGATTGCTTGAAATCGGTAATTTACCACAATTGGTGAAATTGCCGCAATGGCTTCTTCGCTGTTCGACAAACACGCTGCAAACCTTGCGTATTGGTAATTGTTCCAACTTGAAGGCACTACCAGAGTCAATGCAAAAACTTCAAGCTCTTCGGGTTTGGAATTGTCctgaattgtcatctctacccAAGGATATCAATCATCTCATCGCTTTGAGAGAACTAATAATTGAAGACTGTCGTCAACTGACGGAAAGATGCAAACCAGAAGCAGGTGAAGATTGGCCCAAGATTGCTCATATCCCGAACATTAAACTTGACGGAGAGATTATCAAGTCAACCGAAAATTAG
- the LOC123227527 gene encoding SKP1-like protein 1B, giving the protein MSTSRKITLTSSNREAFEVDEVVALESQMIKQKIEDGDADDGIPLPNVTSKILLKVIEYCKKHVEATESDDLETWDAEFVKVDRATLIDLTNAAHYLKIKSLVELTCQTFADKIRGQPTQGIRETFNVENDFTPEELEEVRRENKWAFE; this is encoded by the exons ATGTCAACGAGCAGGAAAATCACTCTGACAAGCTCCAACCGTGAGGCTTTCGAGGTTGATGAAGTGGTGGCTTTGGAATCGCAGATGATAAAGCAGAAGATAGAGGACGGTGACGCCGACGATGGAATTCCTCTCCCTAATGTGACCAGCAAGATCCTTTTGAAGGTCATCGAGTACTGCAAGAAGCACGTTGAGGCCACTGAGTCTGACGATCTAGAGACCTGGGATGCCGAGTTCGTCAAAGTTGATCGGGCCACTCTTATTGATCTCACCAAC GCTGCACACTATCTCAAAATCAAGAGCTTGGTGGAACTGACTTGCCAGACATTTGCAGATAAGATTAGGGGCCAACCAACACAGGGGATTCGCGAAACATTCAACGTTGAGAATGACTTTACTCCAGAAGAGCTGGAGGAGGTTCGTCGGGAGAATAAGTGGGCTTTTGAGTGA
- the LOC123226800 gene encoding probable potassium transporter 13, which translates to MWRFSYQSTFSGKLRLHEEDHVILRVLSLVFCTLTLIPLCKYIITVLGADDNGEGGTFALYSLLCRHAKLGLSSAPHATADEYSPYTSETPLKGMSGSLLVKEFFDKHHNSRVLLLLVVLLGIIMVIGDGIPTPSISGQREIKPNGAVNKAYLPQD; encoded by the exons ATGTG GAGGTTCTCTTACCAGAGCACATTTTCGGGAAAGTTGAGGCTTCATGAGGAAGACCATGTAATTCTCCGGGTACTTTCTTTGGTTTTCTGCACTTTGACTCTAATCCCTCTCTGCAAGTACATTATAACTGTCTTAGGAGCAGATGATAATGGTGAAG GTGGAACTTTTGCCTTGTATTCTTTGCTTTGTCGGCACGCAAAGCTGGGGCTTTCAAGTGCTCCTCATGCAACAGCGGATGAGTATTCTCCTTACACTTCTGAAACACCTCTCAAAGGGATGAGTGGCAGTTTGCTTGTAAAGGAGTTCTTTGATAAACATCATAATTCTCGAGTTTTGTTGCTATTGGTTGTGCTTTTGGGAATCATCATGGTTATTGGCGATGGCATTCCAACTCCATCAATCTCTG GACAAAGGGAGATTAAGCCAAATGGTGCAGTTAATAAAGCATATCTTCCTCAAGATTGA
- the LOC123226798 gene encoding probable LRR receptor-like serine/threonine-protein kinase At1g56140, giving the protein MLLNLVLQSTLFDGRVIDVKQLSQGSQQGKNQFINEISAINAVQHHNVVKLYGCCIERTRRLLLYEYHENKSLDKALFGNRVLHLDWPTQFKICLGIARDLTYLHKESKPKIVHQMSKQLVLECAEECKML; this is encoded by the exons ATGTTGTTAAATCTGGTGCTACAGAGTACGCTTTTTGATGGAAGGGTGATTGATGTGAAGCAACTTTCTCAAGGATCCCAACAAGGAAAAAATCAGTTTATTAATGAGATTTCTGCCATTAATGCAGTGCAACATCACAATGTTGTGAAATTGTATGGATGCTGCATTGAAAGAACTAGGCGCCTCCTTCTTTATGAATATCATGAAAACAAAAGCCTTGATAAAGCATTGTTTG GAAATAGGGTGTTACATCTCGATTGGCCCACCCAATTTAAAATATGCTTGGGAATTGCAAGAGATCTAACATATCTTCATAAGGAGTCAAAGCCGAAAATTGTACATCAAATGTCGAAGCAA CTTGTTTTGGAATGTGCTGAAGAGTGTAAGATGTTgtga